The following proteins come from a genomic window of Rhodobacteraceae bacterium S2214:
- a CDS encoding tautomerase family protein, with amino-acid sequence MPFVNIRIVKQVIEKDPDGVKAKVQADVTASLAEAAGIPAENVWVTFDEIDEKDWFSGGVRVKELRANS; translated from the coding sequence ATGCCGTTTGTGAACATCCGCATTGTAAAACAAGTTATAGAAAAGGATCCGGATGGCGTTAAGGCCAAGGTGCAAGCCGACGTCACCGCGTCATTGGCAGAGGCCGCCGGTATCCCCGCCGAAAATGTCTGGGTCACCTTTGACGAGATCGACGAAAAGGATTGGTTTTCTGGTGGCGTGCGGGTCAAAGAACTGAGGGCGAACTCATGA
- a CDS encoding 2-dehydro-3-deoxygalactonokinase — protein MEIQWVALDWGTTNLSAYAIGADGTLVDQFHSSMGMSQLIPSEFEPTLLDVIGRWLRADRVTPVLACGMVGAKEGWRDAGYSEAPCLPVDGKTTVQVPTDDPRLAVRIVPGVCQRKPQDVMRGEETQIAGYLAKNPNFDGGFCLPGTHSKWARVANGKIYNFTTFMTGELFSLLTKQSVLRFSTTSPAWDEDAFLEGVQEAMSCPDKLTANLFTARPRTLLNGTPNEVLKSHLSGLLVGAEIAAVREMWRARDIVIIGDRENARLYQAALATVDINPLIYDGMQAIIDGLRPLARAFAQAPEPA, from the coding sequence ATGGAAATTCAATGGGTCGCCCTTGATTGGGGAACGACTAATCTGAGCGCCTATGCGATTGGCGCTGACGGCACGCTTGTGGATCAGTTTCACAGCAGCATGGGAATGTCCCAGCTTATACCAAGTGAATTTGAGCCCACCTTGCTGGACGTGATTGGCCGTTGGCTGCGGGCGGATCGGGTCACCCCTGTTTTGGCGTGCGGTATGGTCGGTGCAAAGGAAGGCTGGCGGGACGCAGGATATTCCGAAGCCCCGTGTCTGCCAGTGGATGGAAAAACAACCGTTCAGGTTCCAACTGATGATCCGCGTTTGGCTGTGCGCATCGTGCCAGGCGTCTGCCAGCGCAAACCACAGGATGTCATGCGGGGCGAGGAAACGCAGATCGCAGGATACCTTGCGAAAAATCCGAACTTTGATGGTGGCTTTTGTTTGCCGGGAACCCATTCGAAATGGGCGCGCGTAGCGAATGGAAAAATCTACAACTTCACGACCTTCATGACCGGCGAGTTGTTCAGCTTGCTCACGAAGCAATCAGTGCTGCGCTTTAGCACGACAAGTCCGGCGTGGGATGAAGATGCGTTTCTCGAAGGCGTCCAAGAAGCGATGTCATGCCCCGATAAACTAACCGCCAATCTGTTCACGGCGCGTCCCAGAACGCTATTGAACGGAACACCGAATGAAGTGCTCAAATCGCATCTTTCCGGTTTGTTGGTTGGCGCTGAAATTGCGGCCGTCCGCGAGATGTGGCGCGCCCGCGATATCGTCATAATCGGAGATCGCGAAAACGCGCGGCTGTATCAGGCAGCTTTGGCAACGGTCGATATCAACCCGCTGATCTATGATGGTATGCAGGCCATAATCGACGGATTGCGCCCTTTAGCCCGTGCTTTTGCGCAAGCGCCTGAACCTGCTTGA
- the dctP gene encoding TRAP transporter substrate-binding protein DctP: MKIVKSLCTTAVVAVAMLAAPTVSMAEDINLKYHAFTGEGPSNLAVRWWMDEVEARTDGNVDFTRIFGGALGKLSGQPENIKVGAFDMGEFSPVYNPGLFPLANVTSLPFMSDDPLAHARAGHELFQSETVEAEFTAMNQKYLFPGLWTSIQLLSHEPIRTIEDLQAAKIRAHGGAAEILKELDITVYGIPWGELPAAAERGVVTAAIIGSPADAYAFGFGEIFSYWDDEDWFFFPLPVTINLDTWNALPADVQAVIEELNEEMVDQARSLLEVAETESHARLSEQTEIVKLDDAERAKMLEVRDAAWQSWVDAREEEGLPGQAVLDEFLALLEKHGG, from the coding sequence ATGAAGATAGTCAAATCGTTATGCACAACCGCCGTAGTTGCGGTCGCAATGCTCGCGGCGCCAACCGTGTCGATGGCAGAGGATATCAACCTTAAGTACCATGCGTTTACAGGTGAAGGTCCATCAAACTTGGCCGTTCGCTGGTGGATGGATGAAGTTGAAGCCCGCACTGACGGCAATGTGGATTTTACACGCATTTTTGGTGGCGCGCTTGGTAAACTTTCGGGTCAGCCGGAGAATATCAAAGTGGGTGCATTTGACATGGGAGAGTTTTCCCCTGTCTACAACCCGGGTCTTTTCCCGCTCGCCAACGTGACATCCCTGCCCTTCATGAGTGATGATCCACTGGCACACGCACGTGCTGGCCACGAACTTTTCCAGTCTGAAACTGTCGAAGCTGAATTTACAGCGATGAACCAGAAGTACCTGTTTCCGGGTCTTTGGACATCTATTCAGCTGCTGTCGCACGAACCAATTCGTACGATTGAAGATCTGCAAGCTGCCAAAATTCGTGCACACGGTGGCGCTGCCGAAATCCTGAAAGAACTGGACATCACCGTTTACGGCATCCCTTGGGGTGAACTGCCAGCTGCTGCCGAACGCGGCGTTGTTACAGCCGCGATCATCGGATCACCAGCGGATGCTTATGCCTTTGGTTTTGGCGAAATCTTTAGCTACTGGGACGACGAAGACTGGTTCTTCTTCCCACTGCCGGTCACCATTAACTTGGACACATGGAACGCACTTCCAGCTGATGTTCAGGCGGTTATTGAAGAGCTGAACGAAGAAATGGTGGATCAAGCCCGCAGCCTTCTGGAAGTCGCGGAAACTGAATCCCATGCCCGATTGAGCGAACAAACAGAAATCGTGAAATTGGACGACGCTGAACGCGCTAAGATGCTGGAAGTACGCGACGCTGCTTGGCAAAGCTGGGTTGATGCGCGCGAAGAAGAAGGTCTTCCTGGCCAAGCTGTCCTCGATGAATTCCTTGCGCTTCTTGAAAAGCACGGCGGCTAA
- a CDS encoding SMP-30/gluconolactonase/LRE family protein, with amino-acid sequence MTVEVRTEGMHDIIDAAATLEKVAGDFLFTEGPIWHPVEKHLTFSDIPGNEMFRLGADGKVQSFRKPSNMGNGNTYDAQGRLLTCQHANSAVTRTEADGSITTLATHFDGKELNSPNDIVVRNDGLIYFTDPTYGRLDYFGVERELEMGAQGVYCVTPDGKTIKRLADDFAQPNGLCFSLDHTVLYVNDTEHKHIRKFEIAEDGSATGGDVWVDVTVGEGEGHPDGMKIDSKGNVYCTGPGGIHVITPASETLGVIRTAEFTANFAWGGADLNDLYITSSTSLYRVRVKTPGLPLF; translated from the coding sequence ATGACGGTTGAAGTTCGTACCGAAGGCATGCACGACATTATCGATGCGGCCGCGACCCTTGAAAAAGTAGCTGGTGATTTCCTGTTCACCGAAGGTCCGATTTGGCATCCGGTCGAGAAACACCTAACATTTTCCGACATCCCCGGAAACGAAATGTTCCGACTTGGGGCAGATGGCAAGGTTCAGTCGTTTCGCAAACCAAGCAACATGGGCAACGGCAATACCTATGATGCGCAGGGCCGTTTGCTGACCTGTCAGCATGCAAACAGTGCCGTGACCCGTACCGAAGCGGACGGTTCTATCACAACTCTTGCCACACACTTCGACGGCAAAGAGCTGAACAGCCCGAATGACATCGTAGTTCGCAATGACGGGTTGATCTATTTCACCGACCCTACTTACGGGCGACTCGATTACTTTGGCGTTGAACGTGAACTCGAAATGGGCGCGCAGGGCGTTTATTGCGTCACACCCGACGGGAAGACGATCAAGCGCCTTGCTGATGATTTCGCGCAACCCAATGGTCTGTGTTTCTCGCTTGATCACACGGTGCTTTACGTCAACGACACAGAACACAAACACATCCGGAAATTCGAGATTGCCGAAGACGGCTCAGCTACGGGCGGTGATGTTTGGGTCGACGTGACTGTGGGCGAAGGCGAGGGTCATCCCGACGGTATGAAGATCGACAGCAAAGGGAACGTCTATTGCACAGGCCCCGGTGGGATTCACGTGATCACGCCGGCAAGTGAAACATTGGGCGTTATCCGTACAGCAGAATTTACGGCGAACTTTGCATGGGGCGGCGCGGATCTGAATGACCTCTACATCACCTCATCCACATCGCTGTATCGCGTCCGTGTCAAAACGCCCGGCCTTCCACTGTTTTGA
- a CDS encoding 2-dehydropantoate 2-reductase, with amino-acid sequence MHIVFFGAGAIGCHTGAAWLSSVAAAGGRITLIGRPSRLSALRDHALDLSGGHNVNVAPGALHITDDPRILSEADLIVLTHKAGALPDAIDAIRAHSAEKTPILSLLNGVAPVRLLRQSLPERDCLAGMVPYNVVWQSSTHLHRTGAGNIALQRHPATEWLAAAGVEIDLHPDLTPIQYGKLLLNLANPINALAGIPLYDMLLDRGYRLVLSAAIAEALNVYDQAGIDWTQVGPNNPRLAARMLRAPTWLFRLVVLRKQRLDRSAMTSMASDLRAGRLTEIDILSGEIATLGRQHEIPTPVNSALVRLVKSAETGDSVGPVASQRLLREVGL; translated from the coding sequence ATGCACATCGTATTTTTCGGCGCAGGCGCCATTGGATGCCACACTGGTGCGGCTTGGTTGTCGTCGGTTGCTGCGGCGGGTGGGCGTATCACGCTGATCGGACGTCCTTCACGGCTTTCCGCCCTGCGTGATCACGCGCTGGACCTTTCCGGTGGGCATAACGTCAATGTCGCCCCCGGTGCGCTTCACATTACAGATGATCCGCGCATCCTTTCCGAGGCTGACTTGATCGTATTGACGCATAAAGCTGGCGCGCTGCCCGACGCGATTGATGCCATCCGCGCACATAGCGCTGAAAAGACGCCAATCCTGTCGCTATTGAACGGCGTCGCACCTGTCCGCTTGCTGCGCCAATCCCTGCCCGAACGGGATTGTCTCGCTGGCATGGTGCCTTACAATGTCGTCTGGCAAAGCAGCACCCATTTGCATCGCACAGGCGCTGGCAACATTGCCTTGCAACGCCATCCGGCGACCGAATGGTTGGCTGCGGCAGGCGTAGAAATCGACCTGCATCCAGATCTGACGCCCATCCAATATGGGAAGCTATTGTTGAACCTCGCCAATCCGATCAATGCGCTCGCGGGCATTCCGCTTTACGACATGCTACTTGATCGCGGCTATCGTTTGGTGCTGTCCGCTGCTATTGCAGAGGCATTGAACGTCTACGATCAAGCAGGCATCGATTGGACACAAGTCGGCCCGAATAACCCACGACTTGCCGCACGTATGCTTCGCGCACCGACATGGCTGTTTCGGCTTGTGGTGCTCCGCAAACAGCGTCTGGACCGGTCCGCAATGACCTCAATGGCCAGCGATTTACGGGCGGGACGTTTGACAGAAATTGACATACTTTCGGGTGAAATTGCCACATTGGGACGACAACACGAAATTCCGACACCGGTCAACAGTGCGCTGGTACGACTTGTGAAATCAGCAGAAACGGGTGACAGCGTCGGACCAGTTGCATCGCAGCGGTTGTTACGAGAGGTTGGATTATGA
- a CDS encoding TetR/AcrR family transcriptional regulator translates to MSELSFSPLRSRDTPKQERAIRRVHDILRATADYLATDKLQDLSTTVIAKRAGIPVSSIYRYFPTLDDLLRELYLQSASELREALFAIFADEQTYPGWRDRLGAVLSKQRKYIARHPYYRPLLMRFMANRETVAVEDDDHDELVVFLRARWAQGGDGFHGGDPAVVANTTVQVALAMEDLIATQPDRDTSRPYSAELSTLLEAYLAHYLTDD, encoded by the coding sequence ATGAGCGAACTGTCCTTTAGCCCGTTACGAAGCCGTGACACCCCAAAGCAAGAACGCGCGATACGCCGTGTTCACGATATTCTGCGTGCAACGGCTGACTATCTGGCGACGGATAAGTTGCAAGATTTGTCGACAACCGTCATCGCAAAACGCGCGGGCATTCCTGTCAGTTCGATCTATCGCTATTTCCCGACCCTCGACGATCTTTTGCGCGAACTTTATCTGCAATCAGCAAGTGAACTGCGCGAGGCGCTTTTTGCAATCTTTGCGGATGAACAAACCTATCCGGGTTGGCGCGACAGACTGGGCGCCGTTCTATCCAAGCAACGCAAATACATTGCACGGCACCCCTACTACCGGCCGTTGCTCATGCGGTTCATGGCAAATCGGGAAACCGTGGCCGTCGAAGACGACGACCACGATGAATTGGTCGTGTTTTTGCGGGCCCGTTGGGCACAAGGCGGTGATGGATTTCATGGCGGCGACCCTGCCGTTGTCGCAAATACGACGGTGCAGGTAGCACTTGCGATGGAGGATTTGATCGCGACCCAACCGGACCGCGATACATCCCGCCCCTATTCAGCAGAGCTTTCGACCCTGCTAGAAGCGTACCTCGCGCACTACCTGACTGACGACTAG
- a CDS encoding OsmC family protein, whose amino-acid sequence MAHVMPDLFKIDVTGHAVTHARTEMIARGKVVTTDEPPERGGTDLFATPLETMLSSFIGCSNVIANYVAGLLKMDVRGMEFDVCGHFDTRGVFGKAEIGTPFPVIKLKVILDTDADDAQIAKLAQIVGEKCPVSVLLRRAGCEIQESWVRK is encoded by the coding sequence ATGGCACATGTGATGCCCGACCTATTCAAGATTGATGTAACCGGACACGCGGTGACGCATGCGCGCACTGAAATGATCGCCCGTGGCAAGGTGGTCACGACGGACGAACCGCCAGAACGTGGCGGAACTGATTTATTTGCGACCCCGCTGGAGACGATGCTGTCGTCCTTCATCGGCTGTTCAAATGTCATCGCGAATTATGTCGCTGGTCTTCTCAAGATGGATGTCCGCGGAATGGAATTTGACGTTTGCGGTCATTTTGACACCCGCGGGGTGTTTGGTAAGGCCGAGATCGGAACGCCGTTTCCGGTGATCAAACTGAAAGTCATTCTGGATACCGACGCAGATGACGCGCAAATCGCAAAGCTGGCGCAAATCGTGGGTGAAAAATGCCCGGTATCGGTTCTACTGCGCCGTGCGGGCTGCGAGATCCAAGAAAGCTGGGTCAGAAAGTGA
- a CDS encoding response regulator transcription factor, which produces MRLLIAEDDKLHRTFLERLTRDTFTEMQELTLTSDGAAAIEAFKSAEYDCVLLDLQMPKVTGVDVAKAIWAKAPTTKILFWSNYTEEAYIRGITKIVPDAAVYGYILKSAPDEQLKLALQGVFIAEQCVIDREVRGVQQRADNRLSGLSELEFEALVDLCLGLTDKAMAARRNVSLRGVQSRLQSLYQKLGLDKDDIPTGEWGASFNSRTRAISLALTQGILNADALRREEEKLQAWISAYSR; this is translated from the coding sequence ATGCGCCTACTGATTGCCGAAGACGACAAACTGCACCGCACATTTCTGGAACGGCTGACGCGTGATACGTTCACCGAAATGCAGGAATTGACGCTCACAAGCGACGGCGCAGCGGCGATTGAGGCCTTCAAGTCTGCCGAATACGATTGCGTCCTGTTGGACCTGCAGATGCCTAAAGTCACCGGTGTCGACGTTGCCAAAGCCATCTGGGCCAAAGCCCCCACCACCAAGATTTTGTTTTGGTCCAACTACACTGAAGAAGCATATATTCGCGGAATCACAAAGATTGTGCCCGACGCCGCAGTATACGGGTACATTCTGAAATCCGCCCCTGACGAACAGCTCAAACTGGCCCTGCAAGGCGTCTTTATTGCGGAACAATGCGTCATCGACCGCGAAGTGCGCGGCGTGCAGCAAAGGGCAGACAACCGATTATCTGGGTTGAGCGAACTTGAATTTGAGGCGCTCGTTGATCTTTGCCTTGGGCTTACCGACAAAGCCATGGCAGCACGGCGGAATGTATCGTTGCGCGGTGTGCAAAGCAGATTGCAAAGCCTCTATCAAAAGCTCGGGCTGGACAAGGACGATATTCCAACAGGGGAATGGGGGGCGAGTTTCAATTCACGCACGCGGGCGATTTCACTTGCGTTAACGCAGGGCATTTTGAACGCTGACGCCTTGCGCCGCGAAGAGGAAAAACTGCAAGCGTGGATATCGGCTTACTCTCGCTAA
- a CDS encoding GAF domain-containing sensor histidine kinase, translating into MPNAAEALDCYLSIAQAIAGPTDYELVLENFANRLRALIAHDHLDIVLLHPTGTQICYEARMHTSWSHTQNPANPTEESPIRDVLRGDVAHILTDDAWTDPVFHFEGSDSKPIFEANLRSRIVVPLRVQGELIGSLAISSHKKNFYSEDLIVLAQGAADLVSAYLFALERGKEAKDSAITELEATARERTLRIGALRLTEGMERERQRLGMDLHDQTLADLSRIRRRMSRIEGGSKAAMNEITAILDELDHCLDEVRGIVEDMKPGVLQLFGFAEAVDAHLQRCLKNMQRRIEMHVDDTSNGKMDELQDTVRTAVYRIVQEAVNNALKHGECSRIDVRIAQSDTNVTVTIDDNGTGIQDADLQSRSGISNIKTRTDLISAKVVFERLNGQVGTRVMIVVPMNAGQVESDNT; encoded by the coding sequence ATGCCAAACGCAGCAGAAGCTTTGGATTGTTATCTGTCGATTGCACAAGCGATTGCTGGTCCGACAGACTACGAACTGGTTCTCGAGAACTTTGCAAATCGTCTGCGTGCATTGATTGCACACGATCATCTCGACATTGTGCTTCTGCATCCGACAGGGACCCAGATTTGTTACGAAGCCCGCATGCACACATCATGGAGCCACACACAAAACCCTGCAAATCCGACTGAAGAAAGCCCGATCCGCGACGTCCTGCGCGGCGATGTTGCGCATATACTTACGGACGACGCTTGGACCGATCCCGTCTTCCATTTTGAAGGGTCGGACAGCAAACCAATTTTCGAGGCCAACCTGCGAAGTCGTATCGTCGTGCCGCTGCGGGTGCAGGGCGAATTGATCGGTTCGCTTGCGATTTCGAGCCACAAAAAGAACTTTTACAGCGAAGATCTAATCGTCCTCGCGCAAGGTGCCGCCGATCTGGTATCTGCCTATCTGTTTGCATTGGAACGGGGCAAAGAAGCGAAAGATTCCGCAATCACTGAACTTGAGGCAACAGCACGCGAACGCACGCTGCGCATTGGCGCCTTGCGTCTTACCGAAGGGATGGAACGCGAACGGCAGCGGCTGGGAATGGATCTTCACGACCAAACGCTCGCGGATTTATCGCGCATTCGTCGGCGTATGTCGCGGATCGAGGGCGGTTCAAAAGCCGCAATGAACGAAATCACGGCCATTCTGGATGAACTAGACCACTGTCTGGACGAGGTCCGCGGCATCGTAGAGGACATGAAACCCGGTGTTCTGCAGCTTTTCGGTTTTGCAGAAGCCGTTGATGCGCATTTGCAGCGATGCCTTAAGAACATGCAGCGTCGGATCGAAATGCATGTCGATGATACGTCGAACGGTAAGATGGACGAACTGCAAGACACTGTGCGTACGGCCGTATATCGCATTGTCCAAGAAGCAGTGAACAACGCCCTAAAGCACGGCGAATGCAGCCGAATTGACGTGCGGATTGCGCAATCCGACACCAATGTGACAGTAACAATCGACGACAATGGTACGGGTATTCAGGACGCTGATTTGCAGTCCCGCAGCGGTATAAGCAACATCAAGACGCGTACGGATCTTATATCTGCGAAGGTAGTTTTCGAACGTTTGAATGGCCAAGTTGGAACACGGGTCATGATTGTGGTTCCGATGAATGCGGGGCAGGTCGAAAGTGACAATACATAA
- a CDS encoding bile acid:sodium symporter family protein has protein sequence MDILISVVLPLGLAFIMFSLGVGLTGADFLRVGQRPVAFLIGAVHQIVLLPVAAYFVVTAFGISGELAVGFMILAACPGGVTSNIISRLAKGDVALSVSLTAVISLASVVTVPIILSFALMTFLGADAPDLDIASTAFTMFLLTVVPILLALGVRRLAPDAMTRVEPTLTRIATVLFIIIISAALAANWDAFVANLPELGPASLALVVVLTTIGFFVPRLLGRSLNESKTVSIETGIQNGTLGIAIAAIIVGGAEGFGPYSLPSAVYSILMYVILVPVIFVYRRLK, from the coding sequence GTGGACATATTAATATCAGTGGTGCTGCCGCTAGGGCTGGCCTTTATCATGTTTTCACTGGGGGTGGGGCTAACAGGTGCGGATTTCTTGCGTGTCGGGCAAAGACCTGTCGCGTTCTTGATCGGTGCCGTACATCAAATCGTTCTGCTGCCCGTCGCCGCATATTTTGTCGTGACAGCCTTTGGCATTTCCGGTGAATTGGCCGTCGGTTTCATGATCCTTGCCGCATGTCCGGGTGGCGTCACCAGCAACATCATCTCGCGTTTGGCGAAGGGCGATGTGGCCTTATCTGTGTCACTGACCGCCGTGATCAGCCTAGCGAGCGTGGTGACGGTGCCTATCATCCTTAGCTTTGCGCTGATGACATTTCTGGGGGCAGATGCGCCGGACCTCGACATTGCGTCGACCGCTTTTACGATGTTTTTGCTGACTGTGGTGCCGATCCTTTTGGCCCTTGGGGTACGTCGCTTGGCACCTGATGCGATGACGCGGGTTGAGCCGACGCTGACACGGATTGCAACGGTGTTATTCATCATCATCATTTCTGCCGCTTTAGCTGCAAACTGGGATGCGTTCGTCGCGAACCTGCCAGAACTTGGGCCAGCATCGTTGGCGCTGGTGGTGGTTTTGACAACGATCGGGTTCTTTGTGCCCCGTTTGCTGGGGCGGAGCCTGAATGAAAGTAAGACCGTCTCAATCGAGACTGGCATTCAGAACGGCACCTTGGGAATTGCGATTGCCGCGATCATCGTAGGCGGCGCAGAGGGCTTTGGCCCATATTCGCTGCCATCGGCTGTCTACAGCATATTGATGTATGTGATCTTGGTCCCCGTCATTTTTGTCTATCGTCGCTTGAAATAA
- a CDS encoding FAD-binding dehydrogenase: METSDVIVVGGGLAGLVAAAELADRGKSVTIIDQEPEGFLGGQAFWSLGGLCLIDTPEQRRMGVRDSRELAMQDWMGSAQFDRPEDMWPRKWAEAYVDFAAGEMRPWLYEQGMRWFPIVGWAERGGGFGSGHGNSVPRFHLTWGVGPGTQEPFERRVREHEKAGRITLKFRHRCSNIIMENGAAKGVAGEILAADNAERGQKTNRDIVGDFELRAASVIVTSGGIGGDFDLVRKSWPVDRLGQPPKEMVAGVPAHVDGRMVAISQAAGGHLINADRMWHYTEGVKNWDPIWPNHGIRILPGPSSMWFDANGNRFPPPGLPGFDSLGTLKMIQDTGFDYSWFIATQKIVKKEFALSGSEQNPDFRDKSWKEVLKQRIFNKAATPAVEAFKEHGENFVVANTLRELIAKMNGLTTDDLLSVDKIEAEIRARDAQVDNPFTKDVQMMAIHAARNYKGDRYQRTAKPHKILDPANGPLIGVKLNIITRKTLGGLQTDLNSQMLDASGAVIPGLFAAGEVAGFGGGGYHGYNALEGTFLGGCIFSGRQAGRADTIA, from the coding sequence TTGGAAACTTCTGATGTCATCGTTGTGGGTGGTGGGCTCGCGGGTTTGGTCGCAGCCGCAGAACTGGCGGATCGCGGCAAGTCCGTCACGATCATTGACCAAGAACCCGAGGGTTTCCTTGGTGGTCAGGCCTTTTGGTCGCTTGGCGGTTTGTGTTTGATCGACACGCCAGAGCAACGCCGGATGGGCGTGCGTGATTCACGCGAGTTGGCGATGCAAGACTGGATGGGTAGCGCGCAGTTTGATCGCCCAGAAGACATGTGGCCGCGTAAATGGGCCGAAGCCTATGTCGACTTTGCCGCGGGCGAAATGCGGCCTTGGCTGTATGAACAGGGCATGCGTTGGTTCCCGATTGTGGGCTGGGCTGAACGCGGCGGTGGTTTCGGGTCTGGTCACGGCAATTCGGTTCCGCGGTTTCACCTGACATGGGGTGTCGGCCCAGGCACGCAAGAGCCGTTTGAAAGACGCGTCCGCGAACATGAAAAAGCGGGGCGTATAACGCTAAAGTTCCGGCACCGCTGTTCCAATATCATTATGGAAAACGGTGCGGCCAAAGGGGTCGCAGGTGAAATTCTAGCTGCCGACAATGCAGAGCGTGGTCAAAAGACCAATCGCGATATCGTGGGTGATTTCGAACTACGCGCCGCTTCGGTGATTGTGACCTCTGGCGGGATCGGCGGCGATTTCGATCTGGTGCGCAAAAGCTGGCCGGTGGATCGGTTGGGACAACCACCCAAGGAAATGGTGGCTGGTGTCCCCGCGCACGTTGATGGACGTATGGTTGCTATCAGTCAGGCGGCCGGTGGTCATCTGATCAACGCGGACCGCATGTGGCACTACACCGAAGGCGTCAAGAACTGGGACCCGATCTGGCCGAACCATGGCATTCGCATTCTGCCGGGGCCATCGTCGATGTGGTTTGACGCAAACGGCAACCGCTTCCCGCCGCCCGGATTGCCAGGCTTTGACAGCCTTGGCACCTTGAAGATGATCCAAGATACCGGCTTCGACTATTCATGGTTCATCGCGACACAGAAGATCGTGAAAAAGGAATTCGCCCTTTCGGGATCGGAACAGAACCCAGACTTCCGCGACAAATCATGGAAAGAAGTTCTGAAGCAGCGCATCTTTAATAAAGCTGCGACACCTGCTGTCGAAGCGTTTAAAGAGCATGGTGAAAACTTTGTTGTCGCCAACACGCTGCGCGAATTGATTGCAAAGATGAACGGCCTGACGACGGACGATTTGTTGTCGGTGGACAAGATTGAAGCCGAAATTCGAGCACGTGATGCGCAGGTGGATAACCCGTTCACGAAAGACGTGCAGATGATGGCGATCCATGCGGCACGCAATTACAAAGGCGACCGCTATCAGCGTACCGCAAAGCCGCATAAGATCCTTGATCCGGCGAATGGCCCATTGATCGGTGTGAAGTTGAACATCATCACGCGCAAAACGCTAGGCGGTCTGCAAACGGACCTTAACAGTCAGATGCTGGACGCGTCGGGTGCTGTCATTCCGGGTCTGTTTGCTGCTGGCGAAGTCGCGGGGTTCGGCGGCGGCGGTTATCACGGCTACAACGCGCTTGAAGGAACGTTCTTGGGCGGCTGTATCTTCTCAGGACGGCAAGCAGGCCGCGCGGACACAATCGCCTAG
- a CDS encoding TRAP transporter small permease, whose amino-acid sequence MTSLTSRALGVQKKLEEIACYASALAVATMMTITVLEVAARALFSMSLPGAYEYVSLMFVYLIYLGLGYSQRRDAHITVGILYDFLPRSARKAAEAVYLLGAFLFFAMLTWTSAESAWSNYVMGDTILGIVEVKTWWARAGIPIGLALFSLRFLTQLINLIVKNELLEETAVNEFPHQNSEEDENKS is encoded by the coding sequence ATGACGAGTTTAACCAGCCGCGCCCTAGGGGTGCAGAAAAAGCTGGAGGAAATCGCTTGCTATGCGTCGGCTTTGGCTGTCGCGACAATGATGACGATCACCGTCCTCGAAGTCGCAGCAAGAGCTTTATTTTCCATGAGCCTACCGGGTGCCTATGAATACGTCAGCTTGATGTTCGTATATCTGATCTATCTGGGTCTGGGATATTCCCAACGTCGCGACGCACATATCACAGTTGGAATTCTCTACGATTTCCTACCCCGCTCAGCACGAAAAGCTGCTGAAGCCGTCTATCTTCTCGGGGCGTTTTTGTTTTTCGCCATGCTGACGTGGACCAGCGCTGAATCAGCGTGGAGCAACTACGTTATGGGCGACACAATCCTAGGCATCGTAGAGGTGAAAACCTGGTGGGCACGCGCAGGTATTCCGATTGGATTGGCCCTGTTTTCGCTGCGCTTTTTAACGCAATTGATCAACTTGATCGTCAAAAATGAACTGCTGGAAGAAACCGCAGTCAATGAATTTCCGCACCAAAACTCTGAAGAAGATGAGAATAAGTCATGA